GTGAATTTTAATGCCTTCATCGACACTGTTGATGCACTGGGCGGGATTTATTACGATGTGCCCTTTGATATGAGCGAAGTCGATACAAAAGGGAAACGCAATGCAGTTAAAATCGAAAAGGGCTACCAGAAATTGGACGGCAAACATGCACTTGCCCTTGCCCGGACACGCAAGTATGACAGTGACATTGAACGCGGGAAACGTCAGCAGGAAATCATTAAAATTATTGCCGACGAAGCAACATCAGCCTCCTCCGTATTTAAATTTGATGATGTTATGCGGGCAGTGGGTGATAACCTGAAAACAAATTTGACTTTCGACAATATGAAGAGCTTTCTGTCATACGGTATGAACAATAACTTTTCCATTGAATCCGTAGACCTTGATGGGTGGGGCGGCTATATGGATGACGGTTTATGGTATTACGTCGTCGATAATGAAACGAAAATGAACGTGGCAAACGAACTTAGAAACCACCTTGACCTGCCTGAAGTCGGTTTACGCGTGTTCCAAGATGATCAGGAACGCATGACCCCGCCAGGTTCTCAGGATAGCTATGCTGAACAAGAAACCAACTATCAGGAGAATCAATCAGGCACCCAAACATCCAATCAGACAAAACACAAAGAAACGCCGAAACAGCCTTCGTCTTCCAGCACACAAAGACATTCCGCACCAAGCGGGAACCAGACACAAGAAGAAACAAGCGCACCTGTTGAGAGGAACCAAAAGAAACAACAGGCCCCTGATCATAAAGCAAGCGATCAACCCAAGGAAGAACCTGTAAACGGCACAGAAAACAGTAACCCAGAATCAGCAAAACAACACGAAAACAGTACCAGCACGAACGACAGCACAAACACGAATGAAACACCCGAAAACAAAACTTCACAAAACCCATGAAAACAAGATTAAGACAAAAAATTCAAGTGAACAAAACCCGAACAACTATATTTGACAACGGATCATTGTTCGGGTTTTTATGACTTAGCGGAGGGAAAACACGGAGACTCCAGTGGGAGGGTAAGCCTCGGTGAGACCCCGGAGCGCGGTATAAGGGATGGAAGGCTAAGGTCGCGACGTCCTGTCGCAACGCCTTCATGACCCACATCCTGTGGGCCCGAGGCTCAGCAGCGCCCACGGAACGCGTAGTGTTTTCCCGGAGCGGCTTCACAAAATCCATAAAAAAGTCCCGGCTCTGATGGCATTCAGAACCGGGGCTTTTTATTACTCTTCTATATAAGCATCTTTAATCTGATAAACACCCTGAGGAGAAATGCTGAAATCTTTTACCGAATCATTCACGCCAATCAAATGCTCTCTATGATTGAGGTACAACATTGGCGCCAATTCGACAAGGCGCTCTTGTGCCCGTGAATAGATTTCCAGACGTTTTTCAGGATCCGTTTCCTTCCGTCCTTCATCCAGAATGTTATCGAGTTCTTCATCATCAATAAACGTTCTGTTCCCTGCAGCACCGTGCTGTGAAGAATGGAACAGCTGATACAACCCTTGGTCCGCATCTGCGTTGGTCGTGGACCAGCCCAGTACAAACATGTCATGCTCACCATTGGCCAGTCGCTCCAGGTAAGCGCCCCACTCCAATTCTTCAATTTTAACGTCAATGCCGATTTTTTTCAGCTGAGCCTGAACGGCAATCGCTGTGTCTACACGTTCTTCTGAATCGTTTGTCCAGAGCGTTGTTGAGAACCCGTCTTCAAGTCCTGCTTCTTTCATGAGTTCTTTTGCCTGATCCAGGTCATGGCTAATGTCTTCAACGTCTTCGTCATACCCGAATACTGGTGGTGCAAGCGGGCCTTTTGCCGTGATGCCGATTCCGTTATAGACACCTTCGACAATTGCTTCTTTATCTATTGCCATGGAGATGGCTCTGCGTACTTTTACATCATCAAAAGGTTCTTTTTCTATGTTAAAGCCAACATAGTTCAACGATACACTTGGCTGTTTGATCGCATGGATGCCCTCGCTGTTTTCTACGCGCTCCACGTTGTTCGGTCCGATGTCATCCACCACATGGGAAGCGCCTGTTTCAAGTTCCGCAATCCGTGAACTCTGCTCTGTCACCACTTTATATGTTGCCGTATTCAATTTAACTTTGTCTCCATGATAATCGTCATTTCTCTTCAAAACGATTTTTTCACCAGGGGTCCATTCCTTGAACTCGAACGGACCTGTCCCTACCGGATTTTTATTAATATAAGCATCCGGATCACCGCCGTCTTCCATTTGAGCATAGTCCTCTTCAATAATCGCCGGGCTCATGACTCCCGTCCCGATATGAGCCAGATTGGCGAGTAAAGGAGCAAATGGAAACTTCAAATTGATTCTGAATGTATATTCGTCCACCACTTCCCAGCTCTCAACCGGATCTAAAAGAAATGCCCGCGGGGAGCCGATCTCTTCATCAACGAGACGATCAAATGACTTCTTTACAGCTTCTGCGTTAAACTCTTCACCATCATGGAATTTAACGCCTTCTTTCAAGTGAAAATCCCATGTGGTGTCATCAACTTCTTCCCAATCTTCTGCAAGCCAAGGCTGTGGTTCTTGGTTTTCATCTAGCATGGTCAACGTTTCATATACATTTTCCTGCACGTTACTTGAAGGAACATCATTTGATCCCTGTGTGGACATGGAGACAACATCTTCACCCAAGGCCATGACAAGGTCACCGCCGCCTTCATCGCCGTTTCCGTTTCCTGAAGAACTGTTCGTCGGCTCCCCGTCCCCGGCACACGCTGCCAGAATGAGCATGAGTGCGCCTAAAACTGTCAAAATGAATGTGTTCTTTTTCATATGATATCCCTCCGTCTAGTTGTTTGGTAGAAGATTTGTGCTTGTTTCACTGCTGGGTCTGGTCGCGTTATCCAGAATTTCCGGATGGTTGTCCAGGTTTTATGTGTTATATCCAAAATTATAAGGCTTATATCCAAAAAATTTTCGATATATCCAGAATTCCAGCGTTATTTCCAGGTTTTTTCCACTATTATCCAGGTTTAGACTTCTCGCCTGCCATCACGCAGACGCTGTGCCAATAAAGGCTCAGTCACCTCAGCAACACCAGCCAGACCAACGATGGTGAGAAAGTTTTTCTGCACCGTCTGCCAGGCATCTTTTGGGTCATACCATTCATCAACCGTATGAATCCCACTTCCATGGCCGCCGATTCCTAGTGCGAGCGCTGGAATTCCGAGGCTCATCGGATAGTTGGCGTCGGTACTGCCGGGCCCGGCCAGTTGCGGAGTTCCGCCCAGCGCCTGAACTGCACCTTGAGCCACCTGGACAATTGGTGCGTCGTCTGCTTGTACGGCAGGCGGGCGGTTACCGATTTTTTCAATGTCAGCCGTGATGCCTTTGCTGTCCCAGCGTTCGTTCTCAGCAACGACAGCTTGACGCACGATTGTCCAAAAACGGTCATCGAGTTCATCAAGCGCTTCTTGTTCATTTGACCGCAGATCCACCATCACAGTGGCTGTCTCGGCAATCGCATTGATCGACGTTCCACCCTCCATCATGCCAACGGTGAACGTCGTCTTCGGGTCATCCGCTGTTTCCATGTCGGCCAAGGCGCCAACCGCTCGCCCAGCCGCATGCACCGCACTTGGCTGGCCAAAGTCGGCAAAACTGTGCCCGCCTGGTCCATTGAATGTGACTCTATAGCGGAAACTGCCTGTCCCTTTATAGGTGATATTGTTCGGCGGCGCCCCATCGATCGACAGGAAGCCGTCAACATCGTCCCGTTCATTGAAAAAAGCCTTCACGCCACGTAAGTCGCCTGTGCCTTCTTCCCCGACCGTTCCGCCAAAAATGATATCTCCGGCCGGACGCATATCTGCTGTGTTGAACGCTTCAATGATTGCGAGTACTTCCGCCAGGCCGCGCGTGTCATCACTGATCCCTGGCGCATGAAGAATGCCGTCTTCAACCCGAACTTCTGTATTGGTTCCCTCTGGAAAAACCGTATCCAAATGGGCGGCGACAAAGAGTGTCGGCCCTTCCCCGCTTCCGGGATACAGTCCGAACACATTACCTTCAGCGTCCATTGTGACGTCTTTTAATCCAAGTGCTTCTAGTCGCTTTTTAAAGTCATGAGCCCGGCGCTGTTCTTTAAAAGGTGGCGCCGGAATCTCAGTAACATCGATTTGTGTCTGCACCGTCTTATTATGATTGTCTTCAATCCACGTCAAGGCTTTTTGAACAGAAGCCTCTTCAAGCAGCGCGGCGTACGTTGCTTTTACGTTGACTTCTTTGTGCTGCATACGATTACCTCCATTGATCTTGCTCACTTCAGATGTTTTTCGAAAAAGTCCGCTGTCGAGCTGTGCATGGTGATATGGTTCTCCAATTTTTCCGTTTGGTGCCCTTCATCTTCAAAAATCGTCAACTCCACTTCCTGGCCGCGGTTTTTCATATCGCTGACCAGCTGCTGTGCTTCTGTGACCGGCACGCGTGTATCGTTACGTCCGTGGAACACGAGCAGCGGCGCCTGAATTTTATCCGAATGGTTAAGCGGGGCGATCTCCTCGAAAAAGTCCACATCTTCAGCAAGCGATCCATATTCGCTTTCACGAAGATGACGGCGCCATGCCCCGGTATTTTCCAGGAACGTCTTGAAATGTGAGATGCCGACAATATCAACACCTGCTGCCCAAAGCTCAGGGTAATGTGTCATGGCGGCCAGTACCATGAAGCCCCCGTAACTCCGGCCGATGATACCGATTTTATCCTCGCCGACGTTATGAGTCTTGATCAAGTCCTGGACAAGCCAGGCAAGGTCTTGCACCGAATCCATCCGTTTCCGCACATCATCCAAGTGAATATATGTACGACCATACCCGCTGCTGCCCCGCACATTCGGCGCCGCCACAGCAAAGCCCTGTTCCGTCAAATACTGAATGACGGGGTTATAATCGGCGCGCGTCTGACCCTCAGGACCACCATGCACGTAGACCACAGCCGGCTTATCGCTCGCGCCCGCTTTGTCGTAATAAAAGTACGGCACCTCAAGCCCGTCAAATGACTTGAACGAACACAGCGATGGCTCGTACAACGGCACAGATGATACAGATTCACCCAGTCGTGTCAGACGGCTGATCTCCCAGCCCGCCAATGACACCTGCCAAATATCCCCCGGTTCGACCGGCGTTTTCAACGTGAAAATAAACCGGTTGGCATCAATCCAGGACAAACTGCTCACAACTCCGTCCGCAAGATCCTCAAGCTGTGTGACCTCTTTTGTCACGACGTCATACACCATCAACCGGGAAATCCCGCCTTCGTTCACAATGAAAATCAGCGTCTGTTCGTCTGGTGAAAGCTTGAGCTCCTCAACATCCCAGCCTTCTTTTTGAAAAACTTTTGTCAAGTGGCCAGGATTATCAAAAGAGAATCGCGCCACATAGGCCGTTTCATCGTTCAGGTCTGTAACCAGATACCCGCCCTCCCCGTCTTCAGTGAGGGCAATCGATTTATATGCTGCACCCGTTCCTTTGTCGCCCAACTGTGTCGTTTCTCCGGTGTTCAAATCCAGAATCAACACGACGTTGTTCAGATTGGTTTCCTGGATGCTGATCAGCAGATGCGCACCGTCCGGCAACCAGGCCAGCGGTTCACATTTTCCATCAAATGTATATACCGTTTCAACGTCTTTCGTCTCAATATCCTGGACAAACACATCAAAATAGCCTGGATGTCTGCGGTTGCTCGAGAAGGCAATTTTATCCCCCGCTGGCGACCAGCCTCCGAAATTATGAAAATACGCGCCTTCAACGACAAGTGGTGTCGCGGCATGTGTGCCTTCCATCAAGTAAAGCTGCTGCTTCTCATTCCCCTTATGATCCACGCCCAGTACCGTTTTGTCCCCCTGAGGCGCATGGTGCACACTCATCACCCGATCATCAAACACCCCAAATTGCACCGGCTCGCCTTGCTCGTCCACCGTCCACGCTTGCGGGAACCCTGTCAGTTTTGAAATAAAGGTGAAATTGTTCTGTCCCGGAATCGCCTCAGATTGATAGGCAGAATTCGCTTTTAAATAGACTTGCAGTTTCTCTTCAGGTGTCAAAGTCATAAACACTCCTTGTGTATATTTTACCGCTTACAATTTTTATAAATATCTAAAAGACCGTAGCATTGTTTAGAGTTCGTTATTTACTTTTGAGAGAGCATCGTGATTTCCGCTGCGGTAAGTCGCTTTCCGCGGGCACGGCCTCAGCCTCCTCGTTCGCAAAGATCGCTCACTGTGGGGTCTTCGACTCGTGCTTTTCCCGCAGGAGTCGACTTCCCTCCGCTCCAATCACTCTATTTTATTCAGCTACTTGGACGGTACTACTCATAGAAGAGTTAAAAAGTTAAGCTCCCACACCAAGCTCGGGGAAAACACGGAGACTCCAGTGGGAGGATAAGCCTCGGTGAGACCCCGGAGGTCGGTAGACCGAGGAGGCTCAGCAGCGCCCACGGAACGCGGAGTGTTTTCCCCGAGCGATCGCATAGAGGCGCTTATAACATGAACTTTTTTTCCAACCCCATCTAAACGGAATTTCTAATAAACTCTCGGACTGTATTAATAAAGTCCTCATGCTGGTCTTTTAAAATGCCATGGCTGCTGTCTTCAAATACCACAAACTCACTATTCGGCAGCAATTCCGCAATCAATTCATTCTCCTCAACCGGCGTGATCCAATCATGTCGGCCGGCGCTGACGAGAGCCGGACATTGGAGCGTTTTCAAATCCTCGGTCAAATCGTAATTCCTGAGAAAACCACCAAACCCCTGATTCAAAGCTTCATAGGATCTGTTCATCTCAGGTCTCGGCTCAGCTTTACCATCAGCCGTCTTCCGTGAATATAACGGTGCCATGACCTCGTAATAATGCGCCACTTCTGCATCTGATGAAAAAGCGCCATCCCACAGCAACTGCGCCATTTCCTTTTGCTCAGCCGTCCCATGCCTCTCAACATATTGCTTGGCTTTATCGAGAAAACGATAGCTCGGTGACGTCGCTGACAGCAGGAGGGCTTTCACATTCTTCGGATACCGCGCCGCATATGCCATGGCTGTCATACCGCCATATGAATGGCCGAACAACACAATCTGCTCCAAACCAAGATGCTGCCTCAGCGCCTCAATGTCCTCAATGTTTTGATCAAGTGTATACGTTTCAACCGGACCTGTAGCCGAAAAACCGCTGCCACGATTGTCTATGTACACCAGCTGTAGATCCTCCGCCAACGGACTGAGGTATGGCTTGAACCCGAGATGCGTTCCACCCGGCCCGCCATGCAGCACAAAACATACATCTTTCTTGACGAGCGCCCCACCTTCAACAGTGACCCCCGCACCTTCCACATCAAAAAACAACCGCGTGCCATTGACTTCCGCAAACATTCGTACCCCTCCTTCGCGTAACGTTTAAATATTGAAATAATTTAAGTTGCAAATTACTTCGGAACTGGAAGTAATTAATAGGTTTATCATAATAGAAATCAAAAGTGAGATCAATAGATTTGAAAATTTTTATTTAAATTAAGTAGTGGAGTAAGTTGCCAATCATGCGTCTTAACTGTGTCAGCTGGATCAGGACAGATATCCAAATTTTAAAGTCATTTATCCAAAAATATTAACCGTTATCCAGGTTTTCCAGGCACTTATCCAGAATAATAGCCGTATATCCAGAAATATCAGTCCTATATCCAAGTTTATGGGGATTATATCCAGGTTTTCACTCCCACCACAAAAAAGCCAGAAGGAAGCCCTCCTCATATCGGCTTCCTTCTGGCCTTTACCATCTATTTTCCCCTAAAAACAATCCGGAACATAAACTCAAACACTTTTCCTATGCGTTTAATCCGCGAAGGCTGCTTCAGCAGGCGGTACAGCCATTCAAGGTTCAGGTTGATCCAAGCTTGCGGGGCGCGCTTCAAGGCTCCAGCGAGCACGTCGAAACTGCCGCCAACCCCCATAAATAGCCCGTGATCAGCATCCTTCATATGAGCACTGATCCATTTTTCCTGACGGGGCATGCCGAGTGCCACAAATATGAGGTCAGCTTGAGAAGCAATCACGTCTTGGGCGACCGATGCTTCTTCCTCGGCAAAATAACCGTGATGCCGCCCCGCCACTTTCAAACCGGGAAATTCAGCCTGTGCAGCTTGGACCGCCTGTTCATTGACCTCAGGCTTCGCACCAAGAAAGTAACAACTCAGTCCCTTGTCCTCGGCAATTTGCAACAGGTCCATCATCAGCTCATAGCCCGGTATGCGCTCCTGCATAGGCGTTCCCAGGATTTTTCCGGCTGCCAGGATCCCCGAACCGTCTGGAATCACATAATCCGCGCCCTGCACCACAGCTTTATATTCGGCATCCGCTCGCGCCTGCATAACCATTTCCGGATTGGCTGTCACGAGGAAGGTCTTCACCCGTTGATCAAGTCGCGGCATAAGCACGTCCTCCAGCAAATCCATTCTTGTTATGTTCAAAAATTCGATCCCCATAATCGGAACCAGATTGTGCCTCTCCATTTGTCTGGCACCCTTTCCTGCAAAACCCCGCACACATGCCGTGTCTTGGGTTGCCTGTTTTAGTCTTCCGTTTCAATTTCCCCCAAATGCTTGTTGTGAATCCACATTGCCTTGCCGTCCACAAGCCCGTAAAACCAGAGTTTCTTCCCGACACGCTCAGTCCGCTCCACAGCAAATTGTCTTGTCGAGAGCGAATCAGCATCCGAGATCACTCTGTTTTTCTGACCGCCCCATGGCTCTTCATGACCAAAAACAGAATCCTTCACCTTGAATTGTTTCGGATCTTCATCAATCAAAGTATGCTGGCGGGAATTGAAATCCTGTTTCCGGATCCAGCCGACCACCCCGCGGACCCCGCTTCGTTCAGTACTCAGTTGGTAATACGATTCGCCGAGCATATCCACCCGGCGTTTTGAAAAATAAACACGTTCGCGGTGCTCGTCCGCTGCAAACGCACTCGCTTCATCACTCGGATCAGCATACAATTCGCGCGCCGTTTCTTTAATATGTCCGATTCGGCTTACCGGTACTTCTTTGAAAAGCGCCGTGGGTTTAAGATCACTCTCTTCAGCAATCCAGGTCGGGAGATCTCCGGCACGCCCGCTCAGAACATCGCGTTTATAAGCCTGTCTCTCGCCTTTGGGCAGCTTTTTCCACAGGTCGAGAAACGCTTCATATTGCGGCAAGACCTCATCTACTGACCCATATTCCTTCACACGGCCCCATTCGAGCCATAGAATCTGATCACAGAACTCCCGCATCTGGCTAAGGGAATGACTGACAAAAATCATCGTTTTCCCCTGCTCCTTAAACGCATGCATCTTGTTCAGACTCTTCTCCGCAAATGCCTTGTCACCGACAGACAATGCTTCGTCGATCAATAGAATATCCGGATCAATGTTAACTGAAATCGCAAAACCAAGACGAGACTTCATCCCGCTGGAATA
This sequence is a window from Lentibacillus sp. JNUCC-1. Protein-coding genes within it:
- a CDS encoding WecB/TagA/CpsF family glycosyltransferase, encoding MERHNLVPIMGIEFLNITRMDLLEDVLMPRLDQRVKTFLVTANPEMVMQARADAEYKAVVQGADYVIPDGSGILAAGKILGTPMQERIPGYELMMDLLQIAEDKGLSCYFLGAKPEVNEQAVQAAQAEFPGLKVAGRHHGYFAEEEASVAQDVIASQADLIFVALGMPRQEKWISAHMKDADHGLFMGVGGSFDVLAGALKRAPQAWINLNLEWLYRLLKQPSRIKRIGKVFEFMFRIVFRGK
- the tagH gene encoding teichoic acids export ABC transporter ATP-binding subunit TagH, whose protein sequence is MIMDKIIDMKHVYKKYTLYPSMKARFFDLMTPKSYGRDFYALEDVAFSAESGDIVGFVGINGSGKSTLSNIIAGIVPETSGDIAINGNAALIAVNSGLKGDLTGRENIELKCLMLGFSMQEIRALEPDIIEFSELEEFIDQPVKSYSSGMKSRLGFAISVNIDPDILLIDEALSVGDKAFAEKSLNKMHAFKEQGKTMIFVSHSLSQMREFCDQILWLEWGRVKEYGSVDEVLPQYEAFLDLWKKLPKGERQAYKRDVLSGRAGDLPTWIAEESDLKPTALFKEVPVSRIGHIKETARELYADPSDEASAFAADEHRERVYFSKRRVDMLGESYYQLSTERSGVRGVVGWIRKQDFNSRQHTLIDEDPKQFKVKDSVFGHEEPWGGQKNRVISDADSLSTRQFAVERTERVGKKLWFYGLVDGKAMWIHNKHLGEIETED
- a CDS encoding M20/M25/M40 family metallo-hydrolase, with product MQHKEVNVKATYAALLEEASVQKALTWIEDNHNKTVQTQIDVTEIPAPPFKEQRRAHDFKKRLEALGLKDVTMDAEGNVFGLYPGSGEGPTLFVAAHLDTVFPEGTNTEVRVEDGILHAPGISDDTRGLAEVLAIIEAFNTADMRPAGDIIFGGTVGEEGTGDLRGVKAFFNERDDVDGFLSIDGAPPNNITYKGTGSFRYRVTFNGPGGHSFADFGQPSAVHAAGRAVGALADMETADDPKTTFTVGMMEGGTSINAIAETATVMVDLRSNEQEALDELDDRFWTIVRQAVVAENERWDSKGITADIEKIGNRPPAVQADDAPIVQVAQGAVQALGGTPQLAGPGSTDANYPMSLGIPALALGIGGHGSGIHTVDEWYDPKDAWQTVQKNFLTIVGLAGVAEVTEPLLAQRLRDGRREV
- a CDS encoding LCP family protein is translated as MSDFKNTNQPSETPRRTERKSTPKKHRNKKKLLLYIGIPIAILLVAGISYAAHIYTTAQKTADQSYEEVDRDQGASDLRESAVDPVEDNISVLILGIDDGEERTEDGHFRTDAMMLATFNKEESNVKLLSIPRDSYAYVPEVDRYTKINHAHHYGGVEAAIETVEEFLHVPVDYYVRVNFNAFIDTVDALGGIYYDVPFDMSEVDTKGKRNAVKIEKGYQKLDGKHALALARTRKYDSDIERGKRQQEIIKIIADEATSASSVFKFDDVMRAVGDNLKTNLTFDNMKSFLSYGMNNNFSIESVDLDGWGGYMDDGLWYYVVDNETKMNVANELRNHLDLPEVGLRVFQDDQERMTPPGSQDSYAEQETNYQENQSGTQTSNQTKHKETPKQPSSSSTQRHSAPSGNQTQEETSAPVERNQKKQQAPDHKASDQPKEEPVNGTENSNPESAKQHENSTSTNDSTNTNETPENKTSQNP
- a CDS encoding alpha/beta fold hydrolase; its protein translation is MFAEVNGTRLFFDVEGAGVTVEGGALVKKDVCFVLHGGPGGTHLGFKPYLSPLAEDLQLVYIDNRGSGFSATGPVETYTLDQNIEDIEALRQHLGLEQIVLFGHSYGGMTAMAYAARYPKNVKALLLSATSPSYRFLDKAKQYVERHGTAEQKEMAQLLWDGAFSSDAEVAHYYEVMAPLYSRKTADGKAEPRPEMNRSYEALNQGFGGFLRNYDLTEDLKTLQCPALVSAGRHDWITPVEENELIAELLPNSEFVVFEDSSHGILKDQHEDFINTVREFIRNSV
- a CDS encoding S9 family peptidase, giving the protein MTLTPEEKLQVYLKANSAYQSEAIPGQNNFTFISKLTGFPQAWTVDEQGEPVQFGVFDDRVMSVHHAPQGDKTVLGVDHKGNEKQQLYLMEGTHAATPLVVEGAYFHNFGGWSPAGDKIAFSSNRRHPGYFDVFVQDIETKDVETVYTFDGKCEPLAWLPDGAHLLISIQETNLNNVVLILDLNTGETTQLGDKGTGAAYKSIALTEDGEGGYLVTDLNDETAYVARFSFDNPGHLTKVFQKEGWDVEELKLSPDEQTLIFIVNEGGISRLMVYDVVTKEVTQLEDLADGVVSSLSWIDANRFIFTLKTPVEPGDIWQVSLAGWEISRLTRLGESVSSVPLYEPSLCSFKSFDGLEVPYFYYDKAGASDKPAVVYVHGGPEGQTRADYNPVIQYLTEQGFAVAAPNVRGSSGYGRTYIHLDDVRKRMDSVQDLAWLVQDLIKTHNVGEDKIGIIGRSYGGFMVLAAMTHYPELWAAGVDIVGISHFKTFLENTGAWRRHLRESEYGSLAEDVDFFEEIAPLNHSDKIQAPLLVFHGRNDTRVPVTEAQQLVSDMKNRGQEVELTIFEDEGHQTEKLENHITMHSSTADFFEKHLK
- a CDS encoding glutathione ABC transporter substrate-binding protein, with amino-acid sequence MKKNTFILTVLGALMLILAACAGDGEPTNSSSGNGNGDEGGGDLVMALGEDVVSMSTQGSNDVPSSNVQENVYETLTMLDENQEPQPWLAEDWEEVDDTTWDFHLKEGVKFHDGEEFNAEAVKKSFDRLVDEEIGSPRAFLLDPVESWEVVDEYTFRINLKFPFAPLLANLAHIGTGVMSPAIIEEDYAQMEDGGDPDAYINKNPVGTGPFEFKEWTPGEKIVLKRNDDYHGDKVKLNTATYKVVTEQSSRIAELETGASHVVDDIGPNNVERVENSEGIHAIKQPSVSLNYVGFNIEKEPFDDVKVRRAISMAIDKEAIVEGVYNGIGITAKGPLAPPVFGYDEDVEDISHDLDQAKELMKEAGLEDGFSTTLWTNDSEERVDTAIAVQAQLKKIGIDVKIEELEWGAYLERLANGEHDMFVLGWSTTNADADQGLYQLFHSSQHGAAGNRTFIDDEELDNILDEGRKETDPEKRLEIYSRAQERLVELAPMLYLNHREHLIGVNDSVKDFSISPQGVYQIKDAYIEE